A window of the Zeugodacus cucurbitae isolate PBARC_wt_2022May chromosome 2, idZeuCucr1.2, whole genome shotgun sequence genome harbors these coding sequences:
- the LOC105219082 gene encoding UDP-glycosyltransferase UGT5 gives MHLPSLILMATALLCAANVQAYRFLAVLHTGARSHHIVGSALMKELARRGHQVTVISPFPLKKPMENYVDIETPRIKAAMDSTASNLLLAVERSVIENMRNFHEMGLNMSRTFLEEANVKALLASNQTFDAVINEIFLSEALFGLSEHYNIPLIGLGTFGAHPWNTDMVGSPSPPSYVASAMLPFSDRMTLWQRVANFAYNIFERLLLDVYYLPKQAAIYKKYFPNNKRDMYEVRRNAALVLLNQHVSLSFSRPYVHNQIEVGGMHINRKRSPLPVDLERFINESKHGVIYFSMGSNLRSKFLPLEKRQAILETFRGLKQRVLWKFEDPQLEGKPDNVYISEWFPQDDILAHPNVKLFITHGGLLSTTESIYHGKPFIGIPIFGDQFLNMNRAEAGGYGIRVDYTSFTKDKFKAAIERMVSDESYAKRAAAVSATYRDQPMNPLDLAVYWVEYVVRHKGAKHLHCSGQDLNFIQYHSIDTMLILFGGISLVLLLFMLLIRAVWGWLQFALARKDIKEKVH, from the exons ATGCATTTGCCTAGTCTTATATTAATGGCCACAGCTCTGCTGTGTGCCGCCAATGTGCAGGCCTATCGGTTTTTGGCTGTTCTACACACCGGCGCCAGATCGCACCACATCGTCGGCTCGGCGCTGATGAAGGAGTTGGCGCGTAGAGGTCACCAGGTAACGGTTATTTCACCATTTCCACTGAAAAAGCCAATGGAGAATTATGTGGACATAGAAACACCGCGTATTAAGGCAGCCATGGATA GCACCGCATCTAATCTACTGCTAGCTGTCGAGAGGAGTGTTATAGAGAATATGCGGAATTTCCACGAGATGGGTCTTAATATGTCGCGTACATTTCTAGAAGAAGCCAATGTTAAAGCGCTACTTGCTAGTAATCAGACTTTCGATGCtgttataaatgaaatttttctttctgaaGCACTCTTTGGTCTGAGTGAACATTACAATATACCACTGATAGGTTTAGGCACTTTTGGTGCTCACCCCTGGAACACAGATATG gtCGGTTCTCCGAGCCCCCCATCGTATGTGGCAAGCGCTATGCTACCGTTCAGTGATCGCATGACGTTGTGGCAACGCGTAGCCAATTTCGCATATAATATATTCGAACGCTTGTTACTCGATGTCTACTATTTGCCAAAACAAGCAGctatatataagaaatattttcccAACAACAAGCGTGATATGTATGAGGTGCGTCGCAATGCTGCTTTAGTGTTGCTCAATCAGCATGTCTCGCTTAGCTTCTCACGTCCTTATGTACACAATCAGATCGAAGTTGGCGGCATGCATATCAATCGTAAGCGATCGCCATTACCTGTCGATTTGGAGCGGTTCATTAATGAATCGAAACATGGCGTAATCTATTTCTCGATGGGTTCCAATTTGCGGAGCAAATTTTTACCTCTGGAAAAACGTCAGGCAATACTTGAAACATTCCGCGGCTTGAAACAACGTGTGCTATGGAAATTCGAAGATCCACAACTCGAAGGCAAACCGGATAATGTGTATATTAGTGAATGGTTCCCACAGGATGATATTTTGGCACACCCGAATGTGAAACTCTTTATCACACATGGTGGCTTACTTAGTACCACTGAGTCCATTTATCATGGCAAACCTTTTATTGGCATACCGATCTTCGGCGATCAATTTCTTAATATGAATCGTGCCGAAGCTGGTGGTTACGGCATAAGGGTAGATTATACCAGTTTCACTAAAGACAAATTCAAAGCTGCCATTGAACGTATGGTGAGTGATGAGAGTTATGCGAAGCGCGCCGCGGCTGTTTCAGCGACTTATCGCGATCAGCCAATGAACCCCTTGGACTTAGCTGTATACTGGGTAGAGTATGTGGTGAGACACAAGGGCGCAAAACATTTACATTGCTCCGGACAggatttaaatttcatacaatatcATAGTATTGATACCATGTTGATCTTATTTGGTGGTATTTCTTTGGTGCTTTTACTGTTCATGTTGCTGATACGTGCGGTATGGGGCTGGTTACAATTTGCGCTTGCCCGCAAGGATATCAAGGAGAAGGTACATTGA